A genomic region of Plasmodium vivax chromosome 1, whole genome shotgun sequence contains the following coding sequences:
- a CDS encoding hypothetical protein, conserved (encoded by transcript PVX_087870A) encodes MINRPACVAIAAKKGGTISNNGGHKNTIVKALIEKVTKIKEKNKFFNCNEYYAFLFRNYAMHICLDDSFKLFYLQSKDGYFSKKLMGRICYIISSASIYSLLKFGKEYIINHLSECNIYKYKCVFQNEYYHFVHNLLLLCCLQLCVPSILEKLDQEKQQKMRLKNLHKFCDAANYATPQGWESEREKNAPCDVQFLSKLYNCFCANHISPFPFVNKFICQHLCANDLEFHLERLTLSSLRGEASERSPTSLHSQSDKSEYPLPICQISKMLFYLSKSDLHFYYECFISRYFYTIRTYLLRLTDAQVGDSPLTPVNNDGAISHGEEKIIDRLLVSLVNFLSSSYIMGNIEGKTHPISICTYITLVLFKGLYDLHFAHFNWSSYDALKKENVKRGNFILLTQRGKSHLLSVSFAKKCFLLIYVLNNLVRKLPKRVIQKWNKWSGEMNSTTKIGNTNDSVQRCMGAIIPKRSPSRGSNGTDCPYRGGLPQNIDKCTQRSVNSLEELFPNGNFNLLSFVHLPFLKMLHFYSLLHQEGNKNNANGNCKKSVLEREIFSFLEQYIRRRFPQWECTSGGSSPMAFFTIDIEIQKREQRGCGSDG; translated from the coding sequence atgattaaCAGGCCAGCCTGCGTGGCGATAGctgccaaaaaggggggaacaatTTCAAACAATGGTGGCCATAAAAACACAATTGTGAAGGCCTTAATCGAAAAGGTTACCAAAattaaggagaaaaataaattttttaactgcaACGAGTATTAcgcctttttatttcgtaaCTACGCTATGCATATATGCCTGGACGACTCTTTCAAGCTGTTTTATTTGCAAAGTAAAGACGGCTACTTtagcaaaaaattgatggGACGCATATGCTACATAATCAGCAGTGCGTCCATTTATAGCTTACTAAAATTTGGAAAGGAATACATCATAAATCACCTGTCCGAGTGTAACATTTACAAGTACAAATgcgttttccaaaatgagtACTATCATTTTGTGCACAACCTTTTGCTTCTGTGCTGTCTGCAGTTATGCGTGccttccattttggaaaagctCGATCAggaaaaacagcaaaaaatgaggttaaaaaatttgcacaaattTTGTGATGCCGCTAATTATGCAACACCACAAGGTTGGGAAagtgaaagggaaaaaaacgcaccaTGCGATGTGCAATTTTTGTCAAAGCTGTACAACTGCTTCTGTGCCAACCATATAAGTCCGTTCCCCTTtgtgaataaatttatatgccAACATTTGTGTGCAAATGATTTGGAATTCCATTTGGAGAGACTTACCCTTAGTTCTTTACGTGGAGAAGCCTCCGAGCGATCCCCCACCAGCTTACACTCACAAAGTGATAAAAGTGAATACCCTTTACCCATATGTCAAATTAGCAAAATGCTGTTTTACCTGTCCAAGAGTGACTTGCATTTTTACTATGAATGTTTTATAAGTAGGTACTTCTACACCATACGGACGTATCTGCTTCGCTTGACTGACGCACAAGTGGGGGATTCACCCCTGACGCCAGTTAATAATGACGGTGCCATTTCTcacggggaagaaaaaattatagataGGCTATTAGTAAGCCTAGTGAACTTCTTATCGTCCTCTTATATAATGGGCAATATCGAGGGGAAGACTCATCCCATCAGTATATGCACCTACATCACGTTAGTACTATTCAAAGGGTTGTATGATCTCCATTTCGCCCATTTTAACTGGTCCAGCTATGATGCACTTAAGaaggaaaatgtaaaaaggggtaatttcattttgctaacGCAGAGGGGTAAGTCTCACTTGCTCAGTGTGTCCTTCGCGAAAAAGTGCTTCCTACTGATATACGTTTTGAACAACCTTGTGCGGAAATTGCCTAAACGAGTCATACAAAAGTGGAATAAATGGAGCGGAGAAATGAACAGCACGACGAAAATAGGTAACACCAATGATTCAGTTCAGCGCTGCATGGGGGCGATAATACCTAAGCGTAGCCCCAGCCGCGGTAGCAATGGAACCGATTGCCCATACAGAGGAGGGCTACCCCAAAATATAGACAAATGTACGCAGAGAAGTGTAAACAGCTTGGAAGAATTATTTCCAAACGGGAATTTTAATTTGCTCAGTTTTGTgcatctcccctttttgaaaatgctgCATTTTTACTCGTTACTTCACCAGGAAGGCAACAAAAATAACGCAAATGGGAACTGCAAAAAATCCGTGCTAGAgagggaaattttttccttcttagAGCAGTACATAAGAAGGCGCTTCCCCCAATGGGAGTGCACAAGTGGTGGCAGTTCCCCCATGGCGTTTTTTACCATCGATatagaaatacaaaaaagggagcagcGAGGATGCGGTTCAGACGGGTGA
- a CDS encoding DNA mismatch repair enzyme, putative (encoded by transcript PVX_087875A): protein MSEDIFPILGEPQSGSPAVGTAGADSPAMDADSVVSPTVMSFNMETKNNIKYSGICIYNMNTNEFSLCEYIENEHFTILESLLIQCRPTCFLYLSSNDKLDDKRVKLILSLCEIKHRELGKSDFYNSCSMENDLNKLLKPTEDVKNCISFFKMQLACRSFTSIVKHLNLLNDYSATNKCLLTNYNINRYLKLDMAATIALNVHAEHMLVEKKASGSRGGNLTLFTFLNKCKTKIGERKLLQWVMHPIRDEAKINERLDMVSILKEDGVMRSMIQSDYLRKVSDLDVIIKKLKIVNSAMGELEGEGAARRMEGGKMEGGKMEGGKMEGGKMEGGKMEGGKMEGGKIEGGKTGAKKAGGGKNTCSIEDLVKMYDTVVVSKRIYYCLNDYEGKHRNTLERNFLTPLKEVLICLDSFVKLIELTVDFDELCNNNFLISRKFDEQLEKLASEKDETLGMIKEHRQEVEDDINHLKGVSKKNNAKEDIKLVDCNVNTFLFRAVKKDMSSIQQRKKTYFQVRMNKSEILFTTNKLKELCKRYEYILQDYNLSQEQLANKAIQVASSYWEPTTKLAKLIAQIDVLCAFAFVSASSLSVYVRPIVETNGQVLHLIESRHPLVESNFLLMNNFIPNDVHMNKTDKRLNIITGPNMGGKSTYIRQIALICLMAQIGCFVPCTYAKMPIFSQIMCRVGSSDIQLKGISTFFSEMIEISAIIKNADDNTLVIIDELGRGTSTYEGFGISWAVAQYILNKIKCFCLFATHFHEMSNLEDEYQGATNNHVGAKIDPEKKKISFLYEIKKGYADKSYGVHVAQIAKLPQKVIDKAFEKSKELESVENRHYFRTKLAGGKLHGEELPGATLPGTNPDDVHKTDVQSKTHDLLRGIFSATDEESFISHVGQNTEALREALREM from the coding sequence atgagcgaggatattttccccattcTGGGGGAGCCCCAGAGTGGGAGCCCCGCGGTGGGGACGGCCGGCGCGGACTCCCCCGCGATGGACGCCGACAGCGTGGTCTCCCCCACAGTGATGAGCTTCAACATGGAAACCAAGAACAACATCAAGTACTCCGGGATCTGCATCTACAACATGAATACGAACGAGTTCTCCCTATGTGAATACATCGAAAATGAGcacttcaccattttggagTCTTTGCTAATACAGTGCAGGCCGACGTGCTTCCTATATCTTTCTAGCAACGACAAGCTGGACGACAAAAGGGTAAAGTTAATTCTAAGTCTGTGCGAAATTAAACATCGCGAGTTAGGAAAAAGCGATTTTTACAACTCCTGCTCGATGGAAAATGACTTGAATAAGCTTCTAAAACCAACGGAGGACGTGAAGAACTGCATCTCCTTCTTCAAGATGCAGTTGGCTTGTCGCTCCTTCACCAGCATCGTCAAACATTTGAACCTGCTGAACGATTACAGTGCCACGAATAAGTGTCTGCTCACCAACTATAACATTAATCGGTACCTGAAGCTAGACATGGCGGCCACCATCGCGCTGAACGTTCACGCAGAGCACATGTTGGTAGAGAAGAAGGCAAGCggcagcagggggggcaaCTTGAccctcttcaccttcttaAACAAGTGCAAAACGAAGATCGGGGAAAGGAAGCTCCTGCAGTGGGTGATGCACCCGATAAGGGACGAAGCCAAAATTAATGAAAGGCTGGACATGGTCAGCATCTTAAAGGAAGATGGGGTGATGCGATCCATGATTCAGTCGGATTACCTTCGAAAGGTTAGCGACTTGGATGTTATAATTAAGAagttaaaaattgttaacagTGCGATGGGGGAGCtggagggggaaggggcCGCGCGCAGGATGGAGGgcggcaaaatggagggcggcaaaatggagggcggcaaaatggagggcggcaaaatggagggcggcaaaatggagggcggcaaaatggagggcgGCAAAATAGAGGGCGGCAAAACTGGGGCTAAAAaagcaggagggggaaaaaacacatgCAGTATAGAAGACTTGGTAAAGATGTACGACACCGTGGTGGTGTCGAAGCGGATCTACTACTGCCTGAACGACTACGAAGGGAAGCACAGAAACACGCTGGAGAGAAACTTCCTCACGCCCCTGAAGGAGGTGCTCATCTGTCTGGACTCCTTCGTAAAGCTAATCGAGCTGACGGTAGACTTTGACGAGTTATGCAACaacaactttttaatatcTCGTAAATTTGATGAGCAGCTGGAAAAGCTAGCTAGCGAAAAGGACGAAACGTTGGGAATGATAAAGGAGCACCGGCAAGAAGTCGAAGACGATATTAACCACCTCAAAGGAGTTAGCAAAAAGAACAACGCAAAGGAGGACATCAAACTAGTCGACTGCAATGTGAATACGTTCCTCTTTAGAGCCGTCAAAAAGGACATGTCCTCCATTCAGCAGAGAAAGAAAACCTACTTCCAAGTGAGGATGAATAAAAGTGAAATACTTTTTACCACAAATAAGCTGAAGGAGCTATGCAAAAGGTATGAATATATTCTACAGGATTATAACCTGTCGCAGGAACAGCTAGCTAATAAGGCCATCCAGGTAGCCTCATCCTACTGGGAGCCTACGACAAAGCTGGCCAAACTCATTGCACAGATTGACGTCCTCTGCGCATTCGCCTTTGTTAGTGCGTCTAGCTTATCCGTTTATGTAAGACCCATTGTGGAGACCAACGGGCAGGTACTACACCTCATAGAGTCAAGGCACCCTCTCGTAGAGTCCAATTTTTTACTAATGAATAATTTCATCCCAAACGATGTACATATGAATAAGACAGACAAACGGTTAAACATTATAACGGGGCCAAACATGGGTGGCAAAAGTACCTACATAAGGCAAATAGCTTTAATATGCTTGATGGCGCAAATTGGGTGCTTCGTCCCATGCACGTATGCTAAAATGCCtattttttcgcaaattATGTGTCGAGTGGGTTCTTCCGACATTCAGCTTAAAGGCATATCTACTTTCTTTTCTGAGATGATAGAAATTTCGGCCATTATAAAAAACGCAGATGATAATACTCTCGTTATAATAGACGAACTGGGGAGAGGTACCTCCACCTACGAAGGGTTTGGAATCAGCTGGGCGGTCGCTCAGTACATtcttaacaaaataaaatgcttcTGCTTGTTTGCCACTCATTTTCACGAAATGTCAAATTTGGAAGATGAGTACCAGGGGGCTACTAACAACCATGTGGGGGCCAAAATTGAtcccgaaaaaaaaaaaatttctttccTCTACGAAATTAAGAAGGGCTATGCGGATAAGAGCTACGGGGTGCATGTGGCTCAGATAGCCAAACTGCCACAAAAGGTCATCGACAAGGCATTTGAAAAATCCAAGGAGCTCGAGTCCGTTGAGAATAGGCACTACTTTAGAACCAAGCtggcgggggggaagctgcATGGGGAGGAGTTGCCTGGGGCGACTCTACCGGGGACTAACCCGGACGATGTGCACAAGACGGACGTGCAAAGCAAAACGCACGATCTGTTGCGCGGCATTTTCTCCGCCACAGACGAGGAGAGCTTCATTTCGCACGTCGGCCAGAATACCGAGGCGCTGAGGGAGGCGCTCCGCGAGATGTAG
- a CDS encoding hypothetical protein, conserved (encoded by transcript PVX_087880A): MAYHLFKRLQKASTSKESKPKNESRTEDIERWLKDIHDVVDKDIVQDENNERPDDAIPLSDYLSVVNQVVKYTENVKSGRNSKGEIVAVRSGTNERKEQSDKINDVDLEDEHVATSRIKNFCKLMGVITVFERLRSGPTAAANANANASAAPDREETRRRKADLLEQNGVWSLLEEIILNSAEYLNKIICLDKDMFQKKNVKINCNKLKRYVNYLNVLFEGANNGQLLFRIFHFQLESSTFIIYELVLLLQKLYIYDNVNFYFYVHHNVAFSNDVSSPYYYNLYALRCFQILFHDGYANNAVHSQGKQKIVQKVYEQYMRILHNLRKRKFFYPHLISYPFNCSEAKLSYKSKNEHYYINEKDEFCSIKSGKKFGSALFLHEEDAEIKRRLKKLHHAERWGEFQGQYDSCSAYSASSDEQSTSDNALQGKGSRTLKEKGLPKSDGASSSARLPSSCSAALHEAANEGKQNGSNGNSNENGNANSNGNRNDNRNDDSGKGGTPNGNPPPHTSTDEDNSNEESCSYFSSDISNDFITVNEEMEEEKKKKKKKIPFCEENICLIMHREGKIQNVRSTIDKLILSKNQFLSKLLAIIDSNEDAYLINEVILLLLLVAEYNGEVRNIITYERFIETVMRIIQDEHAYLFRPTGELYFLYDDCSVVVPSRKTRISPRAAANRGGQKGEEVSRTGVRSIEVGATATAATATAATATAATATAAAEVAPPQGEGPQSEQPEMEIYLDNITINVDLKSSLLLLKCLIISSEFGLKYVYELNIFEQFIKLVLNMYNVIIYICKNDMRKFFPNSIFILNIFLDVLASSCKVDGVNNSYTGLSCKKFLHILQKERFFESSFFFFFKFMCIYMEKYAKGGRRADQLGHHRNENSSSCEAGSENLMAVEFSRVGNEPLPGGSNSVSLTATASANVSASASSVFPTSDSGGGQLGSNPVGASIGSNFAGSSQTGSGPAGGPHAGSSAHSESEQIMRTFNNTHFVGILNMCCKFLFQDESLCVGVLLTSFAVSTSGEESSQWVDKQDEVNSFVEASLKQKNYFHLEQVLTYYMQNLKQIRYADLLLLMFLYDRKRLFCNAIYEFFLLLGGKHPQVGKYLVEALLSRRTIFSYCVMHTARRASKMLLKLKRAFHRGKKLESKSLSKNSDELAILGVSAIPQKEKFFLKYMNQSELLLMVCNLVSGNNPAGEFLKSEQLNFEQMLYYSTLLTRHYDGVWKSHLQKANERFGESVLTFRINSILFGRTVKGEVDSLKFLLPLLSNKWGSKKNSCLICVYIAVYLFKSNEEKEKKKIVKMLMQNDLFNVMYNCLNRFCRFTFDEKFFFFVSFEKSKDAQENVRSISHLRRQKYFFNYSREFSIFCIHFAYSNFVHHGMLTYIFEQSKSCAYRGENPGRRRSGYPVKSGFSLKRSHSGGDAECVLSESDGGESSQDELDGRGSQSDDWSEDDRHVGAPNRKRCEDYSPDEDHHSSASSREEATHQTRVKNKSHHFYSTGKEKNERSDLKSKAMKIRGEGRRGGRKNDTQSVAHISEEVNQLREKLNEQEVTHLEEKIYLNKIIEKKNDIINNLLYSYSVMKEKYERVESELVQLKSDVGLKEKEHQLVATNDVDELKAQHIRALRDCERVGSEKRELEMQFEKLTDLLIFLYENVAACRQYMQNVEDINVFKNSRMDANRGGDPPQPNCAVHEVKGSADSFAQPNDQLNRGGDQLANGQVWGQHSGGVYANYYNPAQQQGGTYSHPQQQSSTYSHPQQQGNPYSPPQQQSSTYSYSNQQMDPSGAYGYPPEPMQQARMYGDPSSPAEGNSSQRVCSEVYPPVTQPPPDQQYEQQYGQSYGQSYGQSYEQAPQQMYNQLYFQTNPHAYPHVYPHMYVESSRQNASGSNAELNVSAGDHGPNCEQAQGQPNEKNCPAEFTGQ; the protein is encoded by the coding sequence ATGGCGTACCACTTATTCAAAAGGCTACAGAAAGCCAGCACGTCCAAAGAGAGCAAAccgaaaaatgaaagcagGACGGAGGACATAGAGAGGTGGCTGAAGGATATTCACGACGTGGTGGATAAGGACATCGTGCAGGATGAAAACAACGAAAGGCCCGATGACGCCATCCCCCTGAGTGACTACCTCTCCGTGGTTAACCAAGTAGTGAAGTACACCGAGAATGTCAAAAGTGGGAGGAActccaagggggaaataGTAGCTGTTAGGAGCGGCACGAATGAAAGGAAGGAGCAGAGCGACAAAATAAACGACGTGGATTTGGAGGACGAGCACGTGGCCACGTCGCGCATCAAAAACTTTTGCAAACTCATGGGCGTTATCACCGTCTTTGAGAGGTTGAGGAGCGGGCCCACCGCCGCCGCAAATGCAAACGCAAATGCCAGCGCCGCCCCAGATAGGGAGGAAACCCGAAGGCGCAAAGCAGACCTGCTGGAGCAAAACGGCGTGTGGAGCCTGCTGGAGGAAATCATCCTGAACAGCGCGGAGTACCTGAACAAAATTATCTGCCTGGATAAAGACatgttccaaaaaaaaaatgtaaaaattaattgcaacaaattgaaaaggtATGTAAATTACCTGAACGTATTGTTTGAGGGGGCCAACAATGGTCAGCTGTTGTTCAGAATTTTCCACTTCCAATTGGAGAGCTCGACGTTTATCATTTACGAGTTGGTCCTCCTTTTGCAAAAGCTTTACATTTATgataatgttaatttttatttttatgtgcatCATAATGTTGCCTTTTCGAATGATGTCTCCTCCCCGTACTACTACAATTTATACGCCTTGAGGTGCTTCCAAATTTTGTTCCACGATGGATATGCGAATAATGCGGTACATTCGCAGGGGAAGCAGAAAATTGTCCAAAAAGTGTATGAACAGTACATGCGAATTTTACACAAtttgaggaagaggaagtttttttacccccattTGATTAGCTACCCCTTTAACTGCTCCGAAGCCAAGCTATCatataaaagcaaaaatgaacattatTACATTAACGAGAAGGACGAATTTTGCTCTATtaaaagtggcaaaaaattCGGGTCTGCATTATTCCTCCATGAGGAAGAcgcagaaataaaaagacgtttaaaaaagttacaccATGCAGAGAGGTGGGGTGAATTCCAGGGGCAGTACGACTCGTGCTCGGCCTACTCAGCGTCCTCCGATGAACAAAGCACAAGCGATAATGCGCTACAGGGGAAAGGGAGTAGAACGCTCAAGGAGAAGGGGCTTCCCAAGTCGGATGGCGCGTCTTCCTCAGCTCGACTCCCGTCATCTTGCAGCGCGGCACTTCACGAGGCCGCCAACGAAGGGAAGCAGAACGGCAGTAATGGCAACAGTAATGAAAACGGTAATGCTAACAGCAATGGCAACCGCAATGACAACCGCAATGACGACAGCGGGAAGGGGGGAACTCCAAATGGAAACCCACCCCCGCACACGAGCACCGATGAGGATAATTCGAACGAAGAAAGCTGCTCCTATTTCAGCTCCGACATTTCGAATGACTTCATAACGGTGAACGAAGAgatggaggaggagaaaaaaaaaaaaaaaaaaaaaattccattttgcgaagaaaatatatgcctTATAATGCACCGAGAGGGGAAGATCCAAAATGTGAGGAGCACAATCGATAAGCTAATACTCAGCAAAAATCAGTTCCTTTCCAAATTGCTGGCCATAATAGACTCTAATGAGGACGCCTATCTTATAAACGAAGTCATTCTGCTACTCCTGTTGGTGGCCGAGTACAACGGGGAGGTTAGAAACATCATCACGTATGAGAGGTTCATCGAAACTGTGATGAGGATAATTCAGGATGAGCACGCCTACTTGTTTAGGCCAACTGGTGAGCTGTACTTTCTGTATGATGACTGCAGCGTGGTGGTGCCAAGCAGGAAAACGAGGATTTCCCCCCGCGCGGCCGCCAACAGGGGgggccaaaaaggggaggaagtaAGCCGCACAGGAGTTCGCTCAATCGAAGTTGGTGCAACCGCAACTGCCGCAACCGCAACTGCCGCAACCGCAACTGCCGCAACCGCAACTGCCGCAGCCGAAGTGGcacccccccagggggaggGACCCCAAAGTGAACAACCCGAAATGGAGATTTACCTAGACAATATTACCATCAACGTAGACCTGAAGAGCAGCCTGCTCCTCCTCAAGTGCCTCATAATCAGCAGCGAATTTGGCCTCAAGTACGTCTACGAACTGAACATTTTCGAGCAGTTCATCAAGTTGGTGCTGAACATGTATAATGTTATCATCtacatttgtaaaaatgatatGAGGAAATTTTTCCCTAATTCGATTTTTATTCTGAACATCTTTTTAGAcgttttggctagctcaTGTAAAGTTGATGGGGTGAATAATAGCTATACAGGTTTGTCATGTAAAAagtttttgcacattttgcagaAGGAGAGATTTTTCgaaagttcttttttttttttttttaaatttatgtgCATCTATATGGAGAAGTATGCGAAAGGTGGTAGGCGAGCAGATCAGCTTGGTCATCACCGGAATGAAAACTCTTCAAGTTGTGAAGCGGGTAGTGAGAACCTCATGGCTGTGGAGTTCAGTCGAGTTGGCAATGAGCCTTTACCGGGAGGCAGCAATAGTGTCAGCCTCACTGCTACCGCAAGCGCCAACGTAAGCGCCAGCGCGAGCAGCGTCTTCCCTACCAGCGACAGTGGCGGAGGTCAGCTGGGAAGCAACCCGGTGGGCGCCAGTATCGGAAGCAACTTCGCGGGGAGCAGTCAGACGGGCAGTGGACCAGCGGGAGGTCCCCACGCAGGTAGCAGTGCGCACAGCGAAAGTGAGCAAATTATGAGGACCTTCAATAATACCCACTTTGTTGGCATCCTCAACATGTGCTGTAAATTTCTCTTCCAGGATGAGAGTCTCTGCGTAGGGGTTCTACTCACCTCCTTCGCTGTTAGCACCTCTGGAGAGGAGTCATCCCAGTGGGTGGACAAACAGGATGAAGTGAACTCTTTCGTGGAGGCCTCGCTCAAGCAGAAGAACTACTTCCACCTAGAACAAGTGCTAACATACTACATGCAGAATTTGAAGCAAATTAGATATGCAGACTTGTTATTGCTTATGTTTCTGTACGATCGAAAGAGGCTTTTTTGCAACGCCATATatgagttttttttactcctgggggggaagcacccaCAAGTGGGGAAGTACCTAGTGGAGGCCCTCCTCTCTCGGAGGACAATCTTCAGCTACTGCGTGATGCACACCGCGCGCCGCGCATCGAAGATGCTCCTCAAACTGAAGAGAGCCTTCcacagggggaagaagttggAGAGCAAATCGCTCAGTAAAAACAGCGacgagctagccattttaggAGTAAGCGCAAttccccaaaaggaaaaattctttttaaaatatatgaaccaGTCAGAATTGCTGCTCATGGTTTGTAACCTGGTCAGCGGCAATAACCCTGCTGGTGAATTTTTAAAGAGTGAGCAGCTAAACTTTGAGCAAATGTTGTATTACAGTACACTGCTTACGCGCCATTACGACGGGGTGTGGAAAAGCCATCTCCAGAAAGCGAACGAACGATTCGGCGAAAGTGTCCTAACGTTTAGGATAAACTCAATTCTGTTTGGAAGGACTGTGAAGGGGGAGGTGGACTCGCTTAAGTTTTTACTACCCTTGTTGAgcaacaaatgggggagcaaaaagaaCAGCTGCCTGATCTGCGTCTACATAGCTGTGTACCTGTTCAAGTcgaatgaagaaaaggaaaaaaaaaaaatcgtaaagATGCTTATGCAGAATGATCTCTTCAACGTCATGTACAATTGTTTAAATCGTTTTTGTAGATTCACATTTGatgagaaattttttttttttgtttcttttgaaaaatcgAAAGATGCTCAGGAAAATGTGAGAAGCATTTCCCATTTGAGGAggcagaaatattttttcaattactCCAGGgagttttccattttctgcATCCACTTTGCCTACTCCAATTTTGTTCACCACGGGATGTTGACGTATATCTTCGAGCAGTCCAAGAGCTGTGCGTACCGGGGGGAAAACCCAGGCAGGAGACGAAGCGGTTACCCTGTTAAGAGTGGCTTCTCTCTGAAGAGGAGTCACTCCGGGGGGGACGCCGAATGTGTGTTGAGTGAGTCGGATGGTGGGGAATCCTCCCAGGATGAGCTGGACGGGCGAGGCAGCCAATCGGACGACTGGAGTGAGGATGACCGCCATGTGGGTGCCCCTAACCGGAAGAGATGTGAAGACTACTCACCCGATGAGGACCACCACAGTAGTGCCTCAAGCAGAGAGGAAGCCACCCATCAAACGAGagtaaaaaacaaatcgcACCATTTTTACAGcacaggaaaggaaaaaaacgaacgaaGTGACCTCAAAAGTAAGGCGATGAAGATAAGGGGAGaagggagaagaggaggCAGAAAAAACGACACTCAATCGGTGGCACACATCAGTGAGGAAGTCAACCAACTTAGGGAAAAGCTAAACGAACAGGAAGTTACCCacttggaggaaaaaatctACCTAAATAAAAtcatcgaaaaaaaaaatgacatcatAAATAACCTGCTTTATTCCTACTCAGTGATGAAGGAGAAGTACGAGCGGGTAGAATCTGAACTGGTGCAGCTGAAATCAGACGTAGGgttgaaggagaaggagcatCAATTGGTTGCCACCAACGATGTGGACGAACTGAAAGCACAACACATTCGTGCGTTACGCGATTGCGAACGGGTGGGTAGCGAAAAAAGAGAGTTAGAAATGCAGTTTGAAAAGCTTACCGACTTGTTAATTTTCCTTTACGAAAATGTGGCTGCTTGTCGGCAGTACATGCAGAACGTGGAGGATataaacgtttttaaaaattccaGGATGGATGCAAACCGAGGGGGAGACCCGCCCCAACCAAACTGTGCAGTGCACGAGGTGAAGGGCAGCGCAGACTCTTTCGCGCAGCCGAATGATCAGCTAAACAGGGGTGGAGACCAACTGGCGAATGGCCAAGTGTGGGGGCAGCACAGCGGCGGCGTTTACGCGAATTATTATAACCCCGCGCAGCAGCAGGGAGGCACGTACAGCCATCCGCAGCAACAGAGCAGCACGTACAGCCATCCGCAGCAACAGGGCAACCCGTACAGCCCCCCCCAGCAGCAGAGCAGCACGTACAGCTACTCCAACCAGCAAATGGATCCGAGCGGCGCGTACGGCTACCCCCCCGAACCGATGCAGCAGGCGCGTATGTATGGCGACCCCAGCTCTCCGGCGGAGGGAAATTCAAGTCAGCGGGTCTGCAGTGAAGTGTACCCCCCAGTTACGCAGCCCCCCCCCGATCAGCAATATGAGCAGCAGTACGGGCAGTCATACGGACAGTCTTACGGACAGTCTTACGAACAGGCCCCCCAGCAGATGTACAACCAACTGTATTTCCAAACCAACCCGCACGCGTACCCCCACGTGTACCCCCACATGTACGTGGAGTCTAGTAGACAAAACGCAAGCGGGTCGAACGCCGAACTGAACGTTTCTGCCGGCGACCACGGGCCCAACTGCGAACAGGCGCAGGGGCAgccaaatgagaaaaactGTCCAGCTGAATTTACGGGACAGTGA